One Nitrospina watsonii DNA segment encodes these proteins:
- a CDS encoding ABC transporter ATP-binding protein, translated as MSNLIELKNLKKYFPVYGGVFARVVNEVKAVDDVSLDIGKQEILGLVGESGCGKTTVGRMTLRLIEPTAGQIVFRGQDITQVSNRAMEQLRPKMQIIFQDPFSSLNPRFNVERIIGEAMLVHGIASQHNLRDKIGEVMDQVGLSPRYMRRYPHEFSGGQRQRIGIARALALDPDYIVCDEPVSALDVSIQAQIINLLRKLQQDKSLTMLFISHDLNVVKHLSQRTAVMYLGKIVEVAPTDVLNREAAHPYTQALLAAKPSLNPRDRGKMKSVGGDVPSPMNPPSGCRFHTRCPEVMEHCKHEDPKKVEIRPGHIVYCHLYT; from the coding sequence ATGAGCAACCTGATCGAGCTCAAAAATCTCAAAAAATATTTCCCCGTGTACGGCGGTGTGTTCGCGCGCGTGGTGAACGAGGTCAAAGCGGTGGACGACGTGTCGCTCGACATCGGCAAGCAGGAAATCCTCGGCCTCGTCGGCGAGTCGGGATGCGGCAAGACCACCGTCGGCCGCATGACGCTGCGTTTGATCGAACCCACCGCCGGGCAGATCGTGTTTCGCGGGCAGGACATCACGCAGGTGTCCAATCGCGCGATGGAACAACTCCGCCCGAAGATGCAGATCATTTTTCAGGACCCGTTCAGTTCGCTCAACCCGCGTTTCAACGTCGAGCGCATCATCGGCGAAGCCATGCTGGTGCACGGCATCGCCAGCCAACACAATCTGCGCGACAAGATCGGCGAGGTCATGGACCAGGTCGGCCTGTCGCCCCGTTACATGCGGCGCTACCCGCACGAGTTCTCCGGCGGGCAACGGCAGCGCATCGGCATCGCCCGCGCCCTGGCGCTCGACCCGGATTACATCGTCTGCGACGAACCGGTCTCCGCCCTCGACGTTTCCATCCAGGCACAGATCATCAACCTGCTGCGTAAACTGCAACAGGATAAAAGCCTGACCATGCTGTTCATCTCGCACGACCTCAACGTGGTCAAGCACCTGTCGCAACGCACGGCGGTGATGTACCTCGGCAAAATCGTCGAGGTCGCACCCACCGACGTGCTCAACCGCGAAGCCGCGCACCCGTACACCCAGGCCCTGCTGGCGGCGAAACCGTCGCTGAACCCGCGCGACCGCGGCAAGATGAAATCGGTTGGCGGCGATGTGCCCTCGCCGATGAACCCGCCATCCGGCTGCCGCTTCCACACCCGCTGCCCGGAAGTGATGGAACACTGCAAACACGAAGACCCGAAAAAAGTCGAGATCCGTCCCGGTCACATCGTGTACTGCCACCTCTACACCTGA
- a CDS encoding AEC family transporter codes for MLDDLLHVLQLVSPSFLIIGLGFFFARRVPHNPKPLVRLTMAVLLPSFAFHHISGMNLEGGLLGNVFLAAWIVLLLPGLLAWLVLRGRALPGRGVYLPIMFMNSVNLPFPIMQAAYGNAAIPLGLMFFLASFISVFTIGLSLVSAESGWKQIFKEPVVYVVALALLMNALHMPVPTVVREPVRILAGANIPMVLLILGMHLAQVRVTQLRLTWMVVGFRFTFGLLAGLLCVALLPLDDLARKVVLLESIMPCAVINILLSGKYNANPELVASAILVSTLLSLAIIPITLLVLG; via the coding sequence ATGCTCGACGATCTGCTCCACGTCCTGCAACTCGTTTCGCCGTCCTTTTTGATCATCGGACTCGGGTTTTTCTTTGCGCGCCGCGTGCCGCACAATCCCAAGCCGCTGGTGCGCCTGACCATGGCGGTCCTGCTTCCATCGTTCGCGTTCCACCACATCAGCGGCATGAACCTCGAAGGCGGCCTTCTGGGCAACGTGTTCCTGGCGGCATGGATTGTCCTGCTGTTGCCAGGGCTGCTGGCGTGGCTCGTGCTGCGCGGGCGCGCCCTGCCCGGACGCGGCGTCTATCTGCCCATCATGTTCATGAACTCGGTCAACCTGCCCTTTCCCATCATGCAGGCAGCGTATGGCAACGCCGCAATTCCTCTCGGCCTCATGTTTTTCCTCGCCTCTTTCATCAGCGTGTTCACCATTGGCCTCTCCCTCGTGTCGGCAGAAAGCGGCTGGAAACAGATTTTCAAGGAACCCGTCGTTTATGTGGTGGCCTTGGCCCTGTTGATGAACGCCCTGCACATGCCGGTGCCCACGGTGGTGCGCGAGCCGGTGCGCATTTTGGCCGGAGCCAACATCCCGATGGTCCTGTTGATTCTGGGCATGCACCTGGCACAGGTGAGAGTGACGCAACTGCGCCTGACGTGGATGGTCGTCGGCTTCCGGTTCACCTTTGGATTGCTGGCGGGACTGTTGTGCGTGGCCCTGTTGCCGCTCGACGACCTGGCGCGCAAGGTCGTTCTGCTGGAGAGCATCATGCCCTGCGCGGTCATCAATATCCTGCTCTCCGGCAAGTACAACGCCAATCCGGAACTCGTCGCCTCCGCCATCCTCGTCTCCACCCTGCTGT